The proteins below come from a single Pleuronectes platessa chromosome 3, fPlePla1.1, whole genome shotgun sequence genomic window:
- the si:ch73-109d9.2 gene encoding zinc finger protein 205 isoform X2, whose protein sequence is MAETIVTFQSQLSGVMETVFKAAMYEITRLVEDSFLEEVTRSREQVESLKRRLRWSESRRKEREGDRRGRCEDCGRVEGRPRATEKGLKQESMLQEEINCSQGADVATQDHDVEDTKPGNHCAMSATQSPDVQGEKLERLLKEEALHMPPETNESQERWGVNLDDTSGLPGPSKRFSDQKIPKCHVTWEAGFDQRPDSGQHGHSGDPSGPLFPNRYDMEDLAGFDKTGYGDASMIEMGNIDGLQVSPSHLGKDLNYMGHYEGNVEAPDNNEHQAYQTGVPRNKRISSPAGSPSRTNINVGGGFSCLLINEEGYLQEPGILYPDHVSGDSGGRFRTDPTLDSTEDMYGASDSYRDTLNLGERLQHQAAVRGVRRHVCNLCSMSFPDSASLKAHKQTHKGTGPGPPYSCTQCGKTFTQACNLKVHQRIHAGQGLHLCSHCGKGFPSFSELKTHKCGQTGDKPYCCTVCGNKFSRLWNLKLHRRIHTQEKPHRCTMCDKSFTRADILKVHHRTHTGERPYCCAVCGLSFKRLDHLKSHQRKHMSDL, encoded by the exons ATGGCTGAGACCATAGTAACGTTTCAGTCCCAGCTGTCCGGTGTGATGGAGACCGTGTTCAAGGCTGCCATGTACGAGATCACCCGGCTGGTGGAGGACAGCTTCCTGGAGGAGGTGACCCGGAGCAGGGAGCAGGTGGAGTCCCTGAAGAGGAGACTCCGGTGGTCCGAGAGTCGTcgcaaggagagagagggggaccgGAGAGGGAGGTGTGAGGACTGCGGGAGAGTCGAGGGGAGACCCAGAGCTACAG AGAAAGGTTTGAAACAAGAGAGTATGCTGCAAGAAGAGATAAATTGCTCCCAGGGCGCTGATGTAGCAACACAAGACCATGACGTGGAAGACACAAAACCAGGGAACCACTGCGCTATGAGTGCAACACAG TCTCCAGATGTACAAGGTGAAAAGTTGGAAAGACTGCTAAAGGAGGAAGCCCTTCACATGCCGCCAGAAACCAACGAGTCCCAAGAGAGATGGGGAGTCAATCTGGATG ATACATCAGGTTTGCCAGGGCCAAGTAAACGCTTCAGTGACCAGAAGATCCCAAAGTGTCATGTGACCTGGGAGGCTGGCTTTGACCAGAGGCCAGACTCTGGCCAACATGGACACTCGGGCGACCCGTCCGGACCACTTTTCCCAAACAGGTATGACATGGAAGACTTGGCTGGCTTTGACAAGACGGGCTATGGCGATGCCAGCATGATTGAAATGGGCAACATAGATGGGTTACAAGTATCACCATCCCATCTAGGTAAGGATCTGAATTACATGGGGCACTATGAGGGGAATGTGGAAGCACCCGATAACAATGAGCATCAAGCGTACCAAACAGGAGTCCCACGGAACAAAAGGATCAGTTCACCTGCAGGCTCACCCTCAAGGACTAACATTAATGTAGGTGGAGGATTCAGCTGTTTATTAATTAATGAGGAAGGATATCTACAGGAACCGGGTATCTTGTACCCTGACCATGTGTCAGGGGATTCAGGTGGCAGATTCCGAACTGACCCCACTTTAGACAGCACAGAGGATATGTATGGGGCCTCAGATTCATACAGGGACACCTTAAACCTGGGAGAGAGGCTGCAGCATCAGGCAGCAGTGCGAGGAGTGAGGAGACACGTTTGTAACCTGTGCTCCATGTCATTCCCTGATTCTGCCTCTCTCAAAGCTCACAAGCAGACACATAAAGGCACAGGACCAGGGCCACCATACTCCTGCACCCAATGCGGAAAGACTTTCACTCAAGCCTGTAACCTCAAAGTCCACCAGAGGATTCATGCTGGTCAGGGGCTCCACCTCTGCAGCCATTGTGGAAAAGGTTTCCCTTCTTTCTCCGAACTAAAGACACATAAATGTGGCCAAACAGGCGACAAACCGTactgctgcactgtgtgtggAAACAAGTTCAGTCGACTCTGGAATCTGAAGCTGCACCGGAGAATTCACACACAGGAAAAACCTCACCGGTGCACCATGTGTGATAAGAGCTTCACACGGGCGGATATATTGAAGGTTCACCATCGCACCCACACGGGGGAAAGACCATACTGCTGCGCTGTGTGCGGCCTCAGCTTCAAACGCCTCGACCATCTGAAGTCACATCAGCGCAAACACATGTCAGACTTATGA
- the si:ch73-109d9.2 gene encoding zinc finger protein 160 isoform X1 produces MAETIVTFQSQLSGVMETVFKAAMYEITRLVEDSFLEEVTRSREQVESLKRRLRWSESRRKEREGDRRGRCEDCGRVEGRPRATEKGLKQESMLQEEINCSQGADVATQDHDVEDTKPGNHCAMSATQSPDVQGEKLERLLKEEALHMPPETNESQERWGVNLDETDTSGLPGPSKRFSDQKIPKCHVTWEAGFDQRPDSGQHGHSGDPSGPLFPNRYDMEDLAGFDKTGYGDASMIEMGNIDGLQVSPSHLGKDLNYMGHYEGNVEAPDNNEHQAYQTGVPRNKRISSPAGSPSRTNINVGGGFSCLLINEEGYLQEPGILYPDHVSGDSGGRFRTDPTLDSTEDMYGASDSYRDTLNLGERLQHQAAVRGVRRHVCNLCSMSFPDSASLKAHKQTHKGTGPGPPYSCTQCGKTFTQACNLKVHQRIHAGQGLHLCSHCGKGFPSFSELKTHKCGQTGDKPYCCTVCGNKFSRLWNLKLHRRIHTQEKPHRCTMCDKSFTRADILKVHHRTHTGERPYCCAVCGLSFKRLDHLKSHQRKHMSDL; encoded by the exons ATGGCTGAGACCATAGTAACGTTTCAGTCCCAGCTGTCCGGTGTGATGGAGACCGTGTTCAAGGCTGCCATGTACGAGATCACCCGGCTGGTGGAGGACAGCTTCCTGGAGGAGGTGACCCGGAGCAGGGAGCAGGTGGAGTCCCTGAAGAGGAGACTCCGGTGGTCCGAGAGTCGTcgcaaggagagagagggggaccgGAGAGGGAGGTGTGAGGACTGCGGGAGAGTCGAGGGGAGACCCAGAGCTACAG AGAAAGGTTTGAAACAAGAGAGTATGCTGCAAGAAGAGATAAATTGCTCCCAGGGCGCTGATGTAGCAACACAAGACCATGACGTGGAAGACACAAAACCAGGGAACCACTGCGCTATGAGTGCAACACAG TCTCCAGATGTACAAGGTGAAAAGTTGGAAAGACTGCTAAAGGAGGAAGCCCTTCACATGCCGCCAGAAACCAACGAGTCCCAAGAGAGATGGGGAGTCAATCTGGATG AAACAGATACATCAGGTTTGCCAGGGCCAAGTAAACGCTTCAGTGACCAGAAGATCCCAAAGTGTCATGTGACCTGGGAGGCTGGCTTTGACCAGAGGCCAGACTCTGGCCAACATGGACACTCGGGCGACCCGTCCGGACCACTTTTCCCAAACAGGTATGACATGGAAGACTTGGCTGGCTTTGACAAGACGGGCTATGGCGATGCCAGCATGATTGAAATGGGCAACATAGATGGGTTACAAGTATCACCATCCCATCTAGGTAAGGATCTGAATTACATGGGGCACTATGAGGGGAATGTGGAAGCACCCGATAACAATGAGCATCAAGCGTACCAAACAGGAGTCCCACGGAACAAAAGGATCAGTTCACCTGCAGGCTCACCCTCAAGGACTAACATTAATGTAGGTGGAGGATTCAGCTGTTTATTAATTAATGAGGAAGGATATCTACAGGAACCGGGTATCTTGTACCCTGACCATGTGTCAGGGGATTCAGGTGGCAGATTCCGAACTGACCCCACTTTAGACAGCACAGAGGATATGTATGGGGCCTCAGATTCATACAGGGACACCTTAAACCTGGGAGAGAGGCTGCAGCATCAGGCAGCAGTGCGAGGAGTGAGGAGACACGTTTGTAACCTGTGCTCCATGTCATTCCCTGATTCTGCCTCTCTCAAAGCTCACAAGCAGACACATAAAGGCACAGGACCAGGGCCACCATACTCCTGCACCCAATGCGGAAAGACTTTCACTCAAGCCTGTAACCTCAAAGTCCACCAGAGGATTCATGCTGGTCAGGGGCTCCACCTCTGCAGCCATTGTGGAAAAGGTTTCCCTTCTTTCTCCGAACTAAAGACACATAAATGTGGCCAAACAGGCGACAAACCGTactgctgcactgtgtgtggAAACAAGTTCAGTCGACTCTGGAATCTGAAGCTGCACCGGAGAATTCACACACAGGAAAAACCTCACCGGTGCACCATGTGTGATAAGAGCTTCACACGGGCGGATATATTGAAGGTTCACCATCGCACCCACACGGGGGAAAGACCATACTGCTGCGCTGTGTGCGGCCTCAGCTTCAAACGCCTCGACCATCTGAAGTCACATCAGCGCAAACACATGTCAGACTTATGA